The sequence TATAGAGGAGGTTTGGGCCCCAACTCGGAAGGCCATTGGACTTCATTGGGCCTTTGTTGGCAATACCCAATGTTGTATTGGGGCGTATGGCTCCACGTCTTCTCACAGAAACAATCCATCACTGCGTAAAAGAAGGAGTCTTCCATCTGGAATAGATGATCTATGTTCTCCATCACTTGAATGTCTCCATCCAAATATATCAGCTTCTTATACTCCACAAACTGCAGTGCACACACAGTTCAATTCCCTCCCATTTAATCAATCATTCATCCATCCATATCTGTACGCATAATTAAAGGACAGgaattaagaagaagaagaaagacgtacCTCCCAAATCCTTAGCTTGGAGTAATTAATGACGTAGTAAGCCATAGCAAATTGGGTATGATTCTGAGGTGGATAAACGGGTTGAATCTCCTTGACAACACACCCCTGCCACCGCAGCAGTTCCCGGTGCTCCTCCGGGACATCCGGCAGAACAGCCACCAGCAAAGGATACTTACTCTTAACCTTCCTCAACCCCTTAGCAAGTCCCACCACTCCCTTAACATAATCCCCATTTCCAGCCAAAAACGTCACATATCCAAACTTACCAACACCGCTACTCAAGAATTCAGGAGCCATAATTACTACACAATCTTTGATCTTTTGATTCTCTCTTGTAATCTTGTAGGCTTTTGGTTTTTACGTTTCTGAATAAATGTTGCTTATGACAAACTTAAGCGGTAGAGTTGGTGGTTTTTATAGACATTTCAAGGATTTATTTAATCAACAAAATATTTGACGAAATCTGACTCTACATGTGGTGTAGGGAATGATCTAACGGTTGTAAGAATAGGAGTTGTGGGTTTGGACGGTGGGGttggttttttttcttgttttttctttgtttttagtATATGTGAGTTTGTGTGTGGATGGACAACATGTGTCCATCCAAAGTATTTAATTACGGGTGTCCTTTTTAATTTGCTTACCAATAATAATACCATGCAATGCAATTCCATCATCATCTTTATTTTATGTATTTACTATGAAGCTTCCTTATCCTTACTTTACACTTTCGATATCGAaggtttcatttttttctttttttttttttttttaatttcactttatcactttttactattttattctttcttttaagATGAAAATTTGTGTTTAACTTAATTACTTACCATAAGATTTCCTAATATTTTATAAGATTTCATGGACactcttttcttttatatatatatactttttttcaaaaaaatgaaaatagaaatgagatcaaataaaataatttaattgtaatttaGATTTATGATTTCTCTAGTGTCTATCACTTAGAAAAGCCATTTTAGGTATgcaattaattttattttaacatttaaaatCTCTGATTTATTTTTACGCTcatctaataatatttttttacgCTTATCTAACAACATTTTTACGCTCATCTAATAACATTCAAAATTTGGTACGGGTTAATTTCAAAATATCCACTTCATTCTAACTcgtttaataacattttagaaCTGGTTTAATAATCatatcttttttacttttttacaagAGCTGAAGTTTTAACTagatttaagaaataaaaatacaagcttttaattttttttttaaatacccTTTTAATCATCaagttttggaaaatatttGTGTTTAATGTTCGAGATTATAAGAATTAGACCtatttagtacttgagttttcaaaatgtGCATTGTTAATCCATAAattcttaaagaaaaatgtttaaaatgttattgaaataaattttactattattttaaataattatatgatattttaaattagaagaatatttttaaaaaaatcatattttttttaaactaggtttttctaattttagatatcatataaatactttttaaaaaattaaacaaaaaataacttaaacctatttttaaaaactCAAGAACTAGAAATGTTTATTTTGAAAACTAAGGGACTAAATAGACCTATTTTTATAAACTTGAGACTGTATGCACGAGGTTTCCAAAAAACCGTGTTCCGTGAAGTTGAACTTATGTTGATCTTGTGTTCTTGAAGTCGTAGTCTTGGAAGAATATTTGTATCACCAAGGAATTTGAGCCTCAAAGAGTGATTTAGTCTTCAGGGGCTATTAAGTCTTCTTGTTATGAGAATTCTCCCTAGGTTCTTTGGAATCAAAATTTCTACACCCCATAGATGAAGTTAACTCTTTCATTTATATAATTCTCTAGTGGGCTTTATGGACTTGGGCTTGGTTGTTCCGAATCAAAGCTCCAAGGCCCAACCATATGGATTTAGGTCTTATTTAGCATTTGAGATAAAATAAAGGGGAATTCGTGAAAATAGCAAATatgagaataaaaaaaaaagaaaaatagcaatctgttatattattttgatttatggcaaaactaactgccatAAATATTTTCCCACTCTTTTTGGCCTGAATTTATCCTTCTATGGCATGTACACACAGTGTATTtgttaagatcaaacaattaaataaaatatcacatatcacaaatacagtatatttgtaaacacacttatttatgataattcttaactaaataaaaaaaatattatattattcctACAATCCCTAAACATATGTAGTTACAATCCTTAAAGATATGGCAAAATCGACGGAtggatattttttttcaattattttttgcCTGAGCATACCCTTTACAAAGAGCAATTCCTGACATACaaatatagtgtatttgtataggtcgaaaaaataaacaaaatatcacCGAGTATGAATATAGTGCATTTGTAAACACATTCattttggtaaatcttaactaaaccaaaaaatattttcttgttGCATAAGATTTAACCAACATCCCTGAAGATATGACTTTAGTTTTAATACCCCTAGttattaggatttaaatcaattaattcacaattttttatatttcatattatttatcaaaaatttattaaataatacatattacaaaattttaataacaatttgaatctaCAATTTATATTATTCCCTAAAATcctcaatttgaattcaaattttacctcatatccctaaaataacacaagcataaattcaactatttcgcattttttattcttcaaaatatttatcaaaaaatagacataaattatacataatacatatttgatatttattaaccttttgagtttagaaatatatctcatcctaaaatggttagttttaatctcaacttttaaccttatttttatttttaaatccaatttttacactttaattttaaatagttagtttgaatccctaaaattatggtaAAGATACCAAACTCAAATTTGTAGATTATCATCCCTACAATAATGCTAAAACAACAAACTTCGTTTACAGCATTTTCATTCCTAAATTTTgttgatttaaaaataattttataaataatacataatatggaattgttattttgaattcaaattttatacattatccctaaaatgaggcaaatatatctacaagattatggggtttgttatattttaaacaatttattaaatggCCTTAAATATGTCTCGatgacatttttgtaattaattgaatCTTATTCTTAAGAGAATCGTCGACTTCTCACCTTCCATGAATTTCACCGATTTGAAAGACAACGTCTGGAAAGTTTGAAGTGGGAAGAGATCTATATGAAATCGAATTAGCAAAGGTTCTCTCTAATCAACCTACTCTCAATCGCAAATTCCTCCGGCACGATGGCGGTAATCCGAAGAACCGACGGAACGACATTCCTAGACTTTGCTTTTTTGACGATCTCCTTCGTGAATGATGCGTACTGCCCACCAAAGATGCATACTCTCCTCCTCTGTTTCTACTCTTTGTCAACATCGACTTGTTTCCTATTCAAAGCTTTCATTTACCAGAAGGAGTAAACGTTTCCTATTCAAAGCTTTCATTTACCATAAGAGTAAACGAGCTCGAGTTCTGGGTCATGTCTCAAATGTGCCGAAGCATGTTCTTCAAATCAAAAACTAGTTGACGGCAGCGGCGACAAGATCCCCGAGGAAATCAAGAGATGGGTTGTTGGGATTGAAGGTATTGAAGGATTGGAGGATGGTGAGGGAGTGATTTGAGACGGGTTTAGAGAGGAAGAAATCAGGGGAAGAAGGAGCAAGACGAAAATCCCAAAGTTTTTGGTCAGAGGAGTTAACAAGAAGAAAATCCAAAGACTTTGAAAAATTTGAAGGAGATGAGCTAGAAGCTCCAATAGTTTCTGCAAGATgaaagtttgattttaattatagggtattcgtggtttcttgaataattgtacttaggattcaattttttcagttaggtaggggcatttaggacattattctaacaattagttttccatattttctgattttgctattttaccaatttaaataaaaatttgccATTTATCTAAAGTAAACCTTCTATTTTGTTATCCTTCTTGTCAGCCctaaaataaacttatttttaGGCTCAATGGAACTTTtgcccaaataaataatatttaattagacaaaaaaaaaaaaaaaaaaactccatcCATTGTCATGATGAAAACTCATGGAATCATCAGGATTTGTCAATTTATGTCTTCAATTTCAATTGGATTCATGTCAACTTTAATTAGCCTCAAATTCAATTATTCGTATTTTTGTCATTAATTTGGTAAATgacgtgacaatttgtgatCGGTCCAAAATTTCTCATTCAACATAGACTAAAAAGATACATTTTAAAAACTCAAGGGCCAAACACacataattttcaaaacttgagAACTAAAAggtagttttgtttttttcaaatttcgtttagttttcaatttttttattttcgaaATTTGACTTTGTTTTCTCAAATATAGGTAAAAAGTAGATTACAAGGCAAGAAATTTAAAAGTGACTAAAGGTTTAtaggtttaattttcaaaatttaaggaGCCTTTTGGATTGATGGAAATCTGATATGTATCAAGCAAGTGTATGATGTTAAGTAGTAATAAAACTGTGTAAGATGCTGAGTATCGTTACCAGAGATCAACTTAGTTTGTTGGTTTCTACTTAGCTATTTTAGAATTAAAGTAATTTTGATTAAGGAAATTTGAAAACTAGTTTAAGTGTGgttgaaattcaatttaaacAAGGAACAAGATAGATCGAAAAGAATTTGAATAAATAAGTTATTCTAGGGGATGAATCCATTACTTAATTCATTGATGAATAAGTTGACatttcataaaatttagtaTGAACACAATACTTAAGTCTAGAAATTTTGATCCTGATTATTGTCCTTAAAAAATGATCTTTTCTCATACAATCTTTATAATTACTAACTTTCTTGAAATCAAATTAAGATGCATGGCAATATACATATGATCATTAATATATATGGACCTTTAGTACTATTCTCCTAACTATTTTCATGATAGACTACCAGCACTTCAATGTTAAAGTTCCAATTAAACTTGCAATATTCTTCCAATTGAACATTTAACTTAATAATGTACGATCATTCAATAACAATTAAGCTTAATAACATTTAAAAACATAGATAATATTGGTGTCTAAAATACTTGGTAGTGTGATATGTGATGGGTGATGTTGTGTGTACATGTGATGGATGATACAATGAGGTGTGTGAATATGAGTAATGTGACTTTCAATGCGTTGGTGCCACAAGTTTTCCGATACCTAACCCAAGTGTAAGTTAAGAAAAAGTTTCTCTAAAATGATTTGAGGTCAAA comes from Cucumis melo cultivar AY chromosome 12, USDA_Cmelo_AY_1.0, whole genome shotgun sequence and encodes:
- the LOC103501704 gene encoding galactinol synthase 2-like, with product MAPEFLSSGVGKFGYVTFLAGNGDYVKGVVGLAKGLRKVKSKYPLLVAVLPDVPEEHRELLRWQGCVVKEIQPVYPPQNHTQFAMAYYVINYSKLRIWEFVEYKKLIYLDGDIQVMENIDHLFQMEDSFFYAVMDCFCEKTWSHTPQYNIGYCQQRPNEVQWPSELGPKPPLYFNAGMFVYEPNLETYHSLLSTLNVTPPTPFAEQDFLNMFFKDKYKPIPPVYNLVMAMLWRHPENIELHKVKVIHYCAAGSKPWRYTGKEENMDREDVKMLVKKWWEIYDDETLDYINYKMIDDGDTDTRQPFLAALSEAGVVHYGHTAPSAA